One region of Limnospira fusiformis SAG 85.79 genomic DNA includes:
- a CDS encoding aspartate kinase, giving the protein MLIVQKYGGTSVGSVDRIQTVARRVAQTAQDHSVVVVVSAMGKTTDGLVKLAQEISSHPSRREMDMLLSTGEQVTIALMSMALQEMGQPAISMTGAQVGIVTEAEHSRARILNIQTERLTRHLKEGKVVVVAGFQGISDREELEITTLGRGGSDTSAVALAAALQADRCEIYTDVPGILTTDPRIVPKAQLMDEITCDEMLELASLGAKVLHPRAVEIARNYGIPLVVRSSWTDDPGTRVTSPPPEVRPVEGLELVRPVDGVEFDRDQAAVSLLRIPDRPGIAARLFGGIALQKLNVDLIIQSIHEANINDITFTVTHNCYKRAIAVADAILPTLGRNNDPEIGEPEVRGYDSPIAKVSIVGAGMIGRPKVASQMFRTLAEAGINIQMISTSEVKVSCVIDANECDRAVAALCQTFDVLTRNTKNIPTVDRPHLPPVRGVALDRNQARLAIRHVPDRPGMAAELFTLLAHHNISVDMIIQSQRCHQVNDILTRDIAFTVAQGDAEEAKLVIKKAIAKWGYGEVTLNSAIAKVSAVGAGMVDHPGVAARMFEALAAENINISMIATSEIKISCVVDEKDGIKAVQAIHDAFGLSGDEVVTIPTPAAAL; this is encoded by the coding sequence ATGCTGATTGTTCAAAAATATGGTGGTACTTCTGTTGGGTCAGTAGATCGCATTCAAACGGTAGCCCGTCGGGTGGCGCAAACAGCCCAAGACCATTCAGTGGTGGTGGTGGTTTCGGCTATGGGAAAAACTACTGATGGTTTGGTGAAACTAGCCCAGGAAATTTCTAGCCATCCCTCTCGCCGGGAAATGGATATGTTGTTATCTACTGGCGAACAGGTGACGATCGCTTTAATGAGTATGGCACTACAGGAAATGGGACAACCAGCCATTTCCATGACCGGGGCGCAGGTGGGAATTGTCACAGAGGCTGAACATAGCCGCGCCCGGATTTTAAATATCCAAACTGAACGTCTAACTCGTCACCTAAAAGAAGGCAAGGTGGTAGTAGTGGCCGGTTTCCAGGGAATTAGCGATCGCGAAGAATTGGAAATTACCACCCTAGGACGAGGAGGGTCGGATACTTCTGCAGTCGCTTTAGCCGCAGCATTACAAGCCGATCGATGCGAAATTTATACCGATGTACCTGGAATTTTAACTACAGACCCCCGCATTGTTCCTAAAGCACAGTTGATGGATGAAATAACCTGTGATGAAATGCTGGAACTTGCTAGTTTGGGGGCAAAAGTTCTCCATCCCCGGGCCGTGGAAATTGCCCGAAATTATGGGATTCCTTTAGTAGTGCGATCGAGTTGGACTGATGATCCTGGTACACGGGTGACTTCCCCACCACCAGAGGTGCGACCTGTGGAAGGGTTGGAACTGGTGCGACCTGTGGATGGGGTAGAATTCGATCGCGATCAGGCGGCGGTTTCCTTATTGCGTATTCCCGATCGCCCCGGAATTGCAGCCCGTTTATTCGGGGGAATTGCCCTCCAGAAGCTGAATGTGGATTTGATTATTCAGTCGATCCATGAGGCGAATATTAATGATATTACCTTTACCGTCACTCATAACTGCTATAAACGGGCGATCGCTGTAGCTGACGCAATTTTACCAACTTTGGGACGCAACAATGACCCCGAAATTGGAGAACCGGAAGTGCGAGGCTATGATAGCCCTATTGCTAAAGTTAGCATTGTTGGGGCCGGGATGATTGGTCGCCCCAAAGTCGCTTCCCAAATGTTCCGCACTTTGGCGGAAGCCGGAATTAATATTCAGATGATTTCCACCTCCGAGGTTAAGGTTAGTTGTGTGATTGATGCCAATGAGTGCGATCGGGCGGTGGCTGCCCTCTGTCAAACCTTTGATGTGCTAACCCGTAACACCAAAAATATTCCAACTGTTGATCGACCTCATCTTCCGCCAGTGCGAGGGGTCGCCCTAGACCGTAACCAAGCCCGTTTGGCGATCCGCCATGTTCCCGATCGCCCCGGAATGGCTGCCGAGTTGTTTACTCTGCTGGCACATCACAATATTAGCGTTGATATGATTATCCAATCGCAGCGCTGTCACCAGGTTAATGATATTCTCACCCGTGATATTGCTTTTACTGTCGCTCAAGGTGATGCAGAAGAGGCTAAACTCGTGATTAAAAAGGCGATCGCTAAATGGGGTTATGGAGAAGTTACCCTGAATTCAGCGATCGCTAAAGTTAGCGCCGTAGGGGCTGGAATGGTCGATCACCCCGGAGTCGCCGCCCGTATGTTTGAAGCCCTCGCCGCCGAAAATATCAACATCTCCATGATTGCCACTTCCGAAATTAAAATCAGTTGTGTAGTCGATGAAAAAGATGGCATCAAAGCCGTCCAGGCGATTCATGATGCCTTTGGTTTGTCCGGCGATGAGGTCGTGACTATTCCCACCCCCGCCGCTGCCTTGTAG
- a CDS encoding fibronectin type III domain-containing protein — MIPATRYFGIFGLLLSSVISILIMVSIALQPHLLSDPFLQLPTENSVRVVWFTEFSGSDHQVSYGVDLQQNAIATTSQLTRTREDQNSWVGVQTPNNRIYTQPISRPIWRHEATITDLTPGQRVPYQVHSTTDNGIPISSQVFSLAGLPQPGTPLKILLTSDHQLKPMTAANLNIGARTVDIDAVFMAGDLVNIPDRASEWFDDNRGGAFFPCLQGRAHYQLEKNGVTTTYKGGALIQNVPLFPAIGNHEIMGAFSETDSLNNQFNNSYPQFAAQQLYQQNSATINPNNDPDIAQQWIQDHSFNLDTYKQIFTLPNSPQNYYATTFGDVRLVVLLATNVWRVDRLDSHARGRYRERDADFDRPENWGYGQHLFEPISAGSEQYIWLQQELNSPEFQQAKYKIVMFHHPPHTLGDNIVPAYTDPVQIKTVDNNGKIIMIRYEYPKPSDYLIRDVMPLLEAAGVQLVYYGHSHLWNRFIGPTGINFLESSNVGNSYGAAWGNNRRFVPPAFTEEYTPLGDPNGLQPIIPNLSPVSDRDGAPQPYIASNDITVFSILDTGTATVSSYLFNTEQPNSQVIKFDEFSLLTPNS; from the coding sequence ATGATTCCTGCTACCCGCTATTTTGGGATTTTTGGTCTGTTACTGTCTAGTGTGATCTCGATTTTGATTATGGTTTCAATAGCCTTACAACCTCATCTCCTTAGCGATCCTTTTTTACAGCTACCCACAGAAAACTCAGTCCGGGTCGTGTGGTTTACCGAGTTTTCTGGTTCTGATCATCAGGTGAGTTATGGGGTAGACCTCCAACAAAATGCGATCGCCACCACCTCCCAACTAACTCGCACTCGGGAAGACCAAAATTCCTGGGTAGGGGTCCAAACCCCAAACAACCGCATCTACACCCAACCTATTTCCAGACCCATTTGGCGACACGAAGCCACTATTACAGACCTAACCCCAGGCCAACGGGTTCCCTATCAAGTTCACAGTACCACAGACAACGGCATCCCCATCAGTAGCCAAGTGTTCAGCCTAGCTGGCTTACCCCAACCCGGGACACCTTTAAAAATCCTCCTCACCTCCGACCACCAACTTAAACCCATGACCGCCGCCAATCTCAATATAGGTGCAAGAACAGTCGATATTGATGCTGTTTTTATGGCTGGTGATTTAGTCAATATTCCCGATCGCGCTTCCGAATGGTTCGACGATAATCGCGGCGGGGCCTTTTTCCCCTGTCTGCAAGGTCGCGCCCATTATCAACTCGAAAAAAATGGTGTTACCACTACTTATAAAGGCGGCGCTTTAATTCAAAATGTACCCTTATTCCCCGCTATTGGAAATCATGAAATCATGGGGGCTTTTTCCGAAACCGACAGCTTAAACAACCAGTTTAATAATAGTTACCCTCAATTTGCCGCCCAACAGCTTTATCAACAAAATTCTGCCACCATCAACCCCAATAATGACCCCGACATAGCACAACAATGGATCCAAGACCATAGCTTCAACTTAGATACCTATAAACAAATATTTACTCTCCCCAATTCTCCTCAAAATTATTATGCTACTACCTTTGGAGATGTCCGGTTAGTAGTTTTATTGGCGACTAATGTTTGGCGAGTTGATAGGTTAGACTCCCACGCTAGAGGACGTTATCGAGAAAGAGACGCAGACTTTGACCGTCCGGAAAATTGGGGCTATGGACAACATTTGTTTGAACCTATTTCCGCCGGAAGCGAACAATATATATGGTTACAACAGGAACTCAATAGCCCGGAATTTCAACAGGCTAAATATAAAATCGTTATGTTCCATCACCCTCCCCACACTTTAGGGGATAATATAGTTCCCGCCTATACAGACCCTGTGCAAATTAAGACTGTTGATAATAACGGCAAGATTATTATGATTCGCTATGAATATCCCAAACCATCTGATTATTTAATTAGGGATGTTATGCCATTATTAGAAGCCGCCGGAGTGCAACTGGTGTATTACGGACATTCCCACCTGTGGAACCGATTTATAGGACCCACCGGAATTAACTTTTTAGAATCTTCCAATGTCGGAAATAGTTATGGTGCGGCTTGGGGAAATAATCGCCGATTTGTTCCCCCAGCATTTACCGAAGAATATACCCCCCTAGGAGACCCCAACGGACTCCAACCTATCATTCCTAACCTTAGTCCCGTTTCTGATAGAGATGGCGCACCTCAACCCTATATCGCTAGTAATGATATTACAGTTTTTAGTATTTTGGACACGGGGACGGCTACTGTTAGCAGCTATCTCTTTAACACAGAACAGCCTAATAGTCAAGTGATCAAATTTGATGAGTTTTCCCTATTGACCCCCAATAGCTGA
- a CDS encoding IS630-like element ISAtsp4 family transposase, producing MPRRISIAPHLSTEELGRADHQAQEGLESRQYQIIWLLAKGKTTEEVQEITGYSRIWIYELVKRYNQLGLKGLGARRKGNPGHPPLIDDVTQAQLWQALQGTAPDGGLWNGRQVADWLTGVTGRKISRQRGWEILRQMTFRLRVPRPAHIESDEDEQQAWKKKLVTELEGLRRRYPDAQVQLWSEDEHRLGLKPVMRRIYVAEDCQPLAHINWKFEWLWLYGFVRPETGETYWWIIPYVNTTLFSRVLQEFAAEFKLGPNQHIMLVVDQAGWHISKNLKVPEGLHLMFLPSHSPELQPAERLWPLVDEPIANRSFENLDQLEELLCARCRSLWKQRELIRGLTSFHWWPQTETLL from the coding sequence ATGCCCAGACGAATTAGTATAGCTCCCCACTTAAGTACCGAAGAACTTGGCCGGGCTGATCACCAAGCCCAAGAGGGCTTGGAAAGTCGCCAATATCAAATTATTTGGTTGTTGGCTAAGGGGAAGACCACGGAGGAAGTCCAAGAAATTACGGGCTACAGTCGCATCTGGATTTATGAATTGGTAAAGAGATACAACCAATTGGGATTAAAAGGGCTGGGTGCGCGCCGAAAAGGAAATCCCGGACATCCACCGTTAATTGATGATGTGACTCAAGCTCAGTTATGGCAAGCCCTGCAAGGAACAGCGCCGGATGGGGGACTGTGGAACGGTCGCCAGGTGGCAGACTGGTTGACAGGAGTAACTGGACGAAAAATTAGCCGACAAAGGGGATGGGAGATTCTGCGACAAATGACATTTCGGCTTCGTGTACCGAGACCGGCTCACATCGAAAGTGACGAAGACGAGCAGCAAGCCTGGAAAAAAAAACTGGTAACGGAGTTAGAGGGACTTCGCCGGAGATACCCTGATGCACAGGTGCAATTGTGGAGCGAAGATGAACACCGTCTGGGACTCAAACCGGTGATGCGACGTATTTATGTAGCGGAAGATTGTCAACCACTCGCCCATATTAATTGGAAATTCGAGTGGTTATGGCTATATGGTTTTGTGAGACCGGAAACGGGAGAGACTTATTGGTGGATTATACCTTACGTCAATACAACTCTATTTAGTCGAGTGTTACAGGAGTTTGCTGCCGAATTTAAATTAGGTCCAAATCAACACATTATGTTAGTGGTTGATCAAGCCGGATGGCATATCAGTAAGAATCTGAAAGTACCCGAAGGACTGCATTTAATGTTTCTACCGTCCCATTCCCCGGAACTACAACCAGCAGAAAGACTGTGGCCTCTGGTAGATGAACCCATTGCCAATCGTTCATTTGAGAATCTTGATCAGCTAGAGGAACTCTTGTGTGCTCGCTGCCGAAGTTTGTGGAAACAGCGCGAATTAATTCGAGGCTTGACCAGTTTTCATTGGTGGCCTCAAACCGAGACTTTACTATAA
- a CDS encoding IS630-like element ISAtsp1 family transposase (programmed frameshift), with protein sequence MPASYSYDLRQKVIDAIELDGMPKTEASQVFHVSRNTINLWLQRKAQTGDFLPKPHHRPGNNHKITDWQKFKAFAQEHGDKTSAQMAELWDDDISPRTISRALKKIGFTRKKTYGYQERWKQQREEFMAQIEQMEPEEVVYLDEAGMNSQDSDYPYGYCEEGKRFHALKSGKRQGRVSMIAAWCHQQLLAPFSFEGCCNRTVFELWLEFILIPTLKPGQTLVLDNATFHKGGRIAELVEAAQCRLLYLPPYSPDLNKIEKCWSWLKARIRHCIEQFDSLHDAMDSVLKAAS encoded by the exons ATGCCAGCCTCCTATAGTTACGACCTCAGACAAAAAGTTATTGATGCCATTGAACTAGACGGTATGCCCAAAACAGAAGCCAGTCAAGTTTTCCATGTCAGCAGGAACACCATTAATCTCTGGCTGCAAAGAAAAGCACAGACCGGAGACTTCCTCCCTAAACCTCATCACCGACCTGGCAATAACCACAAAATTACCGACTGGCAAAAATTCAAGGCTTTTGCCCAAGAGCATGGCGACAAAACCTCCGCTCAAATGGCTGAACTTTGGGATGACGACATCTCTCCTCGCACCATATCCAGAGCCTTGAAGAAAATTGGCTTCACCAGA AAAAAAACTTACGGCTACCAAGAACGTTGGAAGCAACAGCGAGAGGAGTTTATGGCTCAGATTGAACAGATGGAGCCGGAAGAAGTGGTCTACCTCGATGAAGCCGGCATGAATAGTCAGGACTCGGATTACCCTTATGGTTACTGCGAGGAAGGAAAACGCTTCCATGCACTCAAATCAGGGAAGAGGCAGGGCAGGGTAAGTATGATAGCCGCATGGTGTCATCAACAACTCTTAGCTCCCTTTAGCTTTGAGGGTTGTTGTAATCGGACAGTGTTTGAGTTGTGGTTGGAGTTCATCTTAATTCCAACATTGAAGCCAGGTCAGACTCTAGTATTGGACAATGCAACGTTTCATAAAGGGGGGCGGATTGCTGAACTGGTGGAGGCAGCTCAATGCCGTTTACTCTATCTACCACCTTATTCGCCAGACCTCAACAAGATAGAGAAATGTTGGTCGTGGCTGAAAGCCCGCATTCGCCACTGCATTGAGCAGTTTGATTCTCTCCATGATGCCATGGATTCCGTTCTCAAAGCTGCGTCCTAA
- a CDS encoding IS630 family transposase (programmed frameshift): MPAPYSYDLRQKVIDAIELDGMPKTEASQVFHVSRNTINLWLPKKAQTGDFLPKPNHPPGNNHKITDWHKFKAFAQEHSDKTAAQMAELWDDDISPRTISRALKKIGFTRKKTYGYQERDEQQREEFIAQIEQMEPEGLVYLDEAGINSQDSDYPYGYCEQGQRFHVLKSGKRQGRVSMIAAWCHQQLLAPFSFEGCCNRTVFELWLEFILIPTLKPGQTLVLDNATFHKGGRIPELVEAAQCRLLYLPPYSPDLNKIEKNWSWLKARIRHCIEQFDSLHDAMDSVLKAAS; the protein is encoded by the exons ATGCCAGCCCCCTATAGTTACGACCTCAGACAAAAAGTTATTGATGCAATTGAACTAGACGGTATGCCCAAAACAGAAGCCAGTCAAGTTTTCCATGTCAGCCGGAACACCATTAATCTCTGGCTGCCAAAAAAAGCACAGACCGGAGACTTCCTCCCTAAACCTAATCACCCACCTGGCAATAACCACAAAATTACCGACTGGCATAAATTCAAAGCTTTTGCCCAAGAGCATAGCGACAAAACAGCAGCTCAAATGGCTGAACTTTGGGATGACGACATCTCTCCTCGCACCATATCCAGAGCCTTGAAGAAAATTGGCTTCACCAGAAAAAAAACTTACGGCTACCAAGAACGTGATGAGCAACAGCGAGAGGAGTTTATTGCTCAGATTGAACAGATGGAGCCGGAAGGGTTGGTTTACCTCGATGAAGCTGGCATCAATAGTCAAGACTCGGATTATCCTTATGGTTACTGTGAGCAAGGACAACGCTTCCATGTCCTCAAATCCGGGAAGAGGCAGGGCAGGGTGAGCATGATTGCGGCATGGTGTCATCAACAACTCTTAGCCCCCTTTAGCTTTGAGGGTTGTTGTAATCGGACAGTGTTTGAGTTGTGGTTGGAGTTCATCTTAATTCCAACACTGAAGCCAGGTCAGACTCTAGTGCTAGACAATGCAACGTTTCATAAAGGGGGACGGATTCCTGAGCTAGTGGAGGCGGCTCAATGCCGTTTACTCTATCTACCACCTTATTCGCCAGACCTCAACAAGATAGAGAAAAAT TGGTCGTGGTTGAAAGCCCGCATTCGCCATTGTATTGAGCAGTTTGATTCTCTCCATGATGCCATGGATTCCGTTCTCAAAGCTGCGTCCTAA
- a CDS encoding relaxase/mobilization nuclease domain-containing protein: protein MIYLRISFSIMQHHNLSRSQWSLLCNRVLDELGLGDHQALVGLHHDVKYPGSDKTRTHAHLLINLVNDAGKCFESSCLHIIKLCPYMETPYPVLHCDRSADKGLMIVGAVGLEPDIAQDRTLRTYNGEDEMTKKTQNASPL from the coding sequence TTGATTTATTTGAGAATATCATTTTCTATTATGCAACACCATAACTTGAGTCGAAGTCAATGGTCGCTCCTGTGCAATCGGGTTCTTGACGAGTTGGGTTTGGGCGACCATCAGGCGTTGGTGGGGCTGCACCACGATGTCAAATATCCCGGTTCAGACAAAACTCGCACCCACGCCCATCTGCTGATTAACTTGGTTAACGATGCGGGGAAGTGCTTCGAGTCCAGTTGTCTCCATATTATCAAGTTGTGTCCATATATGGAAACCCCTTATCCTGTGTTGCATTGCGATCGCAGTGCGGATAAGGGTTTGATGATAGTGGGGGCGGTGGGACTTGAACCTGATATAGCACAAGACAGAACACTTAGGACGTATAATGGAGAGGACGAGATGACTAAGAAGACCCAAAATGCCAGCCCCCTATAG
- a CDS encoding IS1-like element ISAtsp6 family transposase (programmed frameshift): MDCPYCQSHKVVKNGHRQGKQSYLCRECGRQFRENPCPGGYSSDVKELCVKMSLNGMGFRAIERVTGISHNTILNWVRVAETHIDEENYEIPEIAQIDEPQTFVGSKKTIWVWTVVNTKLPGILKFVIGDRSLLTFTTLWQMIQGWAGFPYITDGYKVYPCLIEDCNHLVSKTAMTRVEGENCRLRHYLARLHRKTLCDSKSTEMLYKSIRLLIYYLKHGQLSRFS; the protein is encoded by the exons ATGGATTGTCCTTATTGCCAAAGCCATAAAGTAGTCAAAAATGGTCATCGTCAGGGAAAACAGAGTTACCTGTGCCGTGAATGTGGTCGCCAATTTCGAGAAAATCCCTGTCCTGGAGGTTACAGTTCTGATGTCAAAGAGCTTTGTGTGAAAATGTCCCTCAATGGCATGGGATTTCGAGCCATTGAGAGAGTCACTGGTATTTCTCACAACACAATACTTAACTGGGTTAGAGTTGCAGAAACCCACATTGATGAGGAAAACTATGAAATTCCTGAAATAGCTCAAATTGATGAGCCTCAGACTTTTGTGGGTTCA AAAAAAACCATCTGGGTCTGGACAGTTGTGAATACCAAACTGCCTGGAATTCTGAAGTTTGTCATAGGCGACCGCTCATTGCTGACTTTTACCACATTATGGCAAATGATTCAGGGCTGGGCTGGTTTTCCATATATTACGGACGGATACAAAGTTTATCCTTGCTTAATTGAGGATTGCAATCATCTAGTCAGCAAAACGGCTATGACAAGAGTAGAAGGAGAAAACTGCCGTCTGAGGCACTATTTAGCCAGGCTACATCGCAAAACTTTGTGTGATTCCAAGTCCACTGAGATGTTGTACAAATCAATTCGCTTACTTATCTATTATTTGAAGCATGGACAACTTTCTCGGTTCTCTTAA
- the ltrA gene encoding group II intron reverse transcriptase/maturase → MRNQSQSRRAFVWKQIPWAKVQRKVFKLQKRIYQAAKSGHDAKARRLQRLLVKSYYARLLAVRRVTQDNRGRKTAGVDGMRASSPRQRFEIVENIKGNLKAKPLRRVWIPKPGRDEKRPLGIPTIQDRARQALVKSALEPEWESRFEDTSYGFRPGRSAHDAISRIFQSINKGGYYILDADIAKCFDRINHEYILSKIHCPNSLKRDLKSWLKAGVLDNGIFEDTEAGTPQGGVISPLLANIALDGMARLIETMYPKVKGVKIKATGIRYADDFVVISPSLEIIEQCKTAISEWLKPIGLEIKPEKTRICHTLNPIEYDGKLEEPGFDFLGFNIRQYPAGKYKTGKTGGAASRPIGHKTHIKPSNKAVKAHTEVIKDAIKHLKTAPQSALISELNPIIRGWSNYYSGVVSTKTFKKQDYIVWQMLRAWTVSRCGKANYEKLNNYFRKGTVKLSNGKERHESWLFKTKDGLHLWKHNWTPIVRHTIIRPDATPYDGNWTYWATRKGQAIDTPTRVAKLLKKQKGKCAWCRQYFTPSDLVEVDHIIPRNHGGKDEYKNLQLLHRHCHDDKTALDNANAVSLTMEQSD, encoded by the coding sequence TTGAGAAATCAAAGCCAATCAAGACGTGCGTTTGTATGGAAACAAATTCCTTGGGCGAAAGTTCAGAGAAAAGTTTTCAAGCTCCAAAAGAGAATATATCAAGCAGCTAAATCGGGACACGACGCAAAGGCACGAAGGTTGCAACGTCTATTGGTGAAATCATATTATGCCCGACTCTTAGCAGTGCGGCGAGTGACTCAAGATAATCGAGGCAGGAAAACAGCCGGTGTCGATGGAATGAGAGCAAGCTCACCAAGGCAAAGGTTTGAAATTGTTGAGAACATCAAAGGAAATCTCAAAGCAAAACCACTGCGACGGGTGTGGATTCCAAAACCTGGAAGGGATGAAAAACGCCCTCTGGGAATACCCACCATCCAAGATAGAGCAAGGCAAGCCTTGGTTAAATCGGCTCTCGAACCTGAATGGGAATCGAGATTTGAAGACACTAGCTATGGATTCAGACCTGGAAGGTCTGCCCATGATGCAATATCCAGAATCTTTCAAAGTATAAACAAAGGAGGTTATTATATACTGGATGCAGATATAGCGAAATGTTTTGACCGAATAAACCATGAATACATACTGTCCAAAATTCATTGTCCAAACAGCCTGAAGAGAGACCTGAAATCATGGCTCAAAGCGGGTGTCTTGGATAACGGTATATTTGAGGATACAGAAGCAGGGACACCCCAAGGAGGGGTTATAAGTCCACTCCTAGCCAACATCGCACTGGATGGGATGGCTAGGTTAATTGAAACAATGTATCCAAAAGTAAAAGGGGTTAAAATTAAAGCCACCGGAATAAGATATGCCGATGATTTTGTAGTGATATCACCATCACTAGAGATTATTGAACAGTGCAAGACTGCTATTTCTGAATGGTTAAAACCTATTGGGTTAGAGATTAAACCGGAAAAAACTCGAATTTGTCATACACTCAATCCCATTGAATATGATGGAAAACTTGAAGAACCCGGATTTGATTTTCTAGGATTCAATATTAGGCAATATCCTGCTGGAAAATATAAGACTGGAAAAACTGGTGGAGCAGCAAGCCGACCAATCGGTCACAAAACTCACATCAAACCCAGCAACAAAGCAGTAAAAGCCCACACAGAAGTGATTAAGGATGCAATAAAACATCTTAAAACTGCACCCCAATCAGCCCTGATTAGCGAACTAAATCCAATCATAAGGGGATGGTCAAACTACTACTCAGGGGTCGTCTCAACAAAGACCTTCAAAAAGCAAGACTATATAGTCTGGCAAATGTTACGGGCATGGACAGTTTCAAGATGCGGAAAGGCAAACTACGAAAAGCTAAATAACTACTTCCGCAAAGGAACGGTTAAACTTAGCAACGGGAAAGAAAGACATGAATCTTGGTTATTCAAGACTAAGGATGGATTACATCTATGGAAACATAATTGGACTCCAATTGTCAGACATACCATAATACGCCCTGACGCAACACCATACGACGGAAATTGGACTTACTGGGCAACCAGGAAAGGACAAGCAATTGATACGCCGACAAGAGTAGCTAAACTACTTAAAAAGCAAAAAGGCAAATGCGCCTGGTGTAGGCAATACTTTACCCCATCAGACTTAGTTGAAGTAGACCACATTATACCTAGAAACCACGGTGGAAAGGATGAATATAAGAATCTTCAACTACTGCACCGCCACTGTCACGATGATAAGACGGCACTAGACAACGCCAACGCTGTATCCTTAACAATGGAACAATCAGACTAG